A genomic segment from Desulfurispirillum indicum S5 encodes:
- the efp gene encoding elongation factor P, whose protein sequence is MITTSDFRKGMKIEHEGEPYSIIDFVHYKPGKGGAFVRATVRNLLSNKIIEITWRSGEKVKKPDLDERMYQYLYSDGDDAYHFMDNGTYEQITLNGSQIENAKDFMKENENYQIMMFNGKAISVEPPTFMELLIAKAEPGLRGDTATAGTKPAILETGKKIQVPLFVNEGEVVKVDTRTAEYLERV, encoded by the coding sequence ATGATCACCACCAGCGATTTTCGCAAAGGAATGAAAATCGAACATGAAGGCGAACCCTATAGCATTATCGACTTTGTCCACTATAAGCCCGGCAAGGGTGGAGCCTTTGTCAGGGCAACCGTGCGCAACCTGCTCAGCAACAAGATTATTGAAATCACCTGGCGCAGTGGCGAAAAGGTCAAGAAGCCGGACCTGGATGAGCGCATGTACCAGTACCTGTACAGTGACGGCGATGACGCTTACCACTTCATGGATAACGGCACCTATGAGCAGATAACCCTGAACGGCAGCCAGATTGAGAACGCCAAGGACTTCATGAAGGAGAACGAGAACTACCAGATCATGATGTTCAACGGCAAGGCCATCAGCGTTGAGCCCCCCACCTTCATGGAACTGCTTATCGCCAAAGCGGAGCCCGGCCTGCGCGGTGATACCGCTACCGCCGGCACGAAACCGGCAATACTGGAAACCGGCAAGAAAATTCAGGTACCCCTCTTCGTCAACGAAGGGGAGGTGGTCAAAGTGGACACACGAACTGCAGAATATTTGGAAAGGGTATAA
- a CDS encoding TonB C-terminal domain-containing protein yields MLQWITPLLCLRNSTAASVALHGVFILIYALLSLSSSVSPPVTPNIRVHLIPEVADRTTTTQATPQEAPVIATSSKQASTAPPRVQPPVPATDVRQQTQAAVDRLRREQENQRLQQQTQQAIDRLARQQAQTAPAPQTPPATRQEVPVAPPQATITGNSGAETEAQTVWDMSGDREAISYLEAITAIITEHFKNRIDLSVEATRDPVVRFSLSRDGHIIPESVSIRTSSGSQIIDRALILAVQRGNPYMPFPASIPRQTITIDVRGNIHD; encoded by the coding sequence ATGCTTCAATGGATTACCCCACTGCTCTGCCTGCGTAACTCCACTGCCGCTTCCGTGGCACTGCATGGCGTCTTCATACTCATCTATGCACTGCTCAGCCTGAGCAGCAGCGTAAGCCCGCCGGTTACGCCGAATATCCGCGTTCATCTCATCCCTGAAGTGGCTGACCGCACCACCACAACCCAGGCGACACCCCAGGAAGCCCCGGTGATCGCCACCTCCAGTAAACAGGCGTCCACCGCCCCTCCCAGAGTGCAGCCACCCGTTCCAGCTACCGACGTGCGCCAACAGACCCAGGCAGCTGTCGATCGCCTGCGCCGGGAACAGGAGAACCAGCGACTGCAGCAGCAGACCCAGCAGGCCATTGACCGCCTGGCTCGCCAGCAGGCCCAGACCGCACCGGCACCGCAAACACCGCCTGCCACCCGGCAGGAAGTCCCAGTCGCACCTCCCCAGGCAACCATTACCGGAAACTCGGGGGCAGAGACTGAAGCGCAGACTGTCTGGGATATGAGCGGTGATCGCGAAGCCATCAGCTATTTGGAGGCCATCACCGCTATTATCACGGAACATTTCAAAAACCGCATCGACCTCAGTGTGGAAGCCACCCGCGACCCGGTGGTGCGCTTCAGCCTGAGCCGCGATGGCCACATCATCCCCGAATCTGTGAGCATCAGAACCTCCAGCGGTTCCCAGATCATAGACCGTGCGCTCATACTGGCTGTCCAGCGAGGCAACCCCTACATGCCCTTCCCCGCCAGCATCCCGCGCCAGACCATCACCATCGACGTTCGAGGAAACATTCATGACTGA
- a CDS encoding PD40 domain-containing protein, producing MTDPRPSFCSAMGHINRILCALATALILTGVATADVAESEAFAIEVRPTGITSIPIAIPTFTSDNSLSAEFRENMRALILEDLSYAGIIKVLPREAYLAEPGRPDVNYEDWLFIGAEFMASVSLFSTGTHLRAEVAVYDMAMKRKKSKQSFEIAFDRYVTLAHRLADHILYEVSGVQGFFEARIAFVSDRTSSANAVSKNIYAMDFDGSNLQPVTTNDSININPFWHSMSKVAFTSYIRQRPEILLRDLQSGRTALLAAFGGTNTGGIPSPDGKYIAVTASHNGISNIYLLHSDGRMYRQLTRHWSIDVSPAWSPDGNFIAFVSDRPGSPQVYMINLRTDEITRVTYEGRYNVSPVWSPDGNYIAYTSLEENKFNIYIVEKDGYNPQRLTYNSGHNETPRWSRDGNYLLFTSNRTGEFKLYVMDRTGTFQKRLKDGPANNNMPDWVFPEKEK from the coding sequence ATGACTGACCCCCGTCCATCTTTCTGCTCCGCCATGGGCCACATCAACCGTATCCTTTGCGCCCTGGCCACCGCACTCATCCTGACTGGTGTCGCCACAGCTGACGTTGCAGAGAGCGAAGCCTTTGCCATTGAAGTACGACCCACCGGCATCACCAGTATCCCCATAGCCATCCCCACATTCACCTCGGACAACAGCCTCTCCGCCGAGTTCCGCGAAAACATGCGCGCCCTCATCCTGGAGGATCTCAGCTATGCGGGGATCATCAAAGTGCTGCCCCGTGAAGCGTACCTGGCCGAACCCGGCAGACCCGATGTCAATTATGAAGACTGGCTCTTTATCGGTGCCGAATTCATGGCAAGCGTAAGCCTGTTCTCCACGGGAACCCACCTGCGCGCGGAAGTGGCAGTCTATGACATGGCCATGAAGCGCAAGAAGTCCAAACAGAGCTTTGAGATCGCCTTTGATCGGTATGTCACGCTGGCCCACCGCCTCGCCGACCACATTCTCTACGAAGTCAGCGGCGTCCAAGGCTTCTTTGAAGCGCGCATCGCCTTTGTCTCTGACCGAACCAGCTCGGCAAATGCCGTCAGTAAAAATATCTACGCCATGGATTTTGACGGCAGCAATCTGCAGCCCGTTACCACCAACGACAGCATCAACATCAATCCCTTCTGGCACTCCATGAGCAAGGTGGCATTCACCTCCTATATCCGCCAACGACCCGAAATACTCCTGCGGGATCTGCAGTCGGGACGCACAGCACTGCTGGCCGCTTTCGGCGGCACCAATACCGGCGGCATCCCCAGCCCCGACGGCAAGTACATTGCTGTCACCGCGTCCCATAACGGAATTTCCAACATCTACCTGCTGCACAGCGATGGCCGCATGTATCGCCAGCTGACCCGCCACTGGTCCATTGACGTTTCACCCGCCTGGAGTCCCGACGGCAATTTCATCGCCTTTGTCTCCGACCGACCCGGCTCGCCGCAGGTATACATGATAAACCTGCGTACCGATGAGATTACACGGGTCACCTATGAAGGACGTTACAATGTCTCGCCAGTCTGGAGTCCTGACGGCAATTACATCGCGTATACCTCGCTGGAAGAGAATAAGTTTAATATTTACATTGTCGAAAAGGACGGCTATAATCCTCAGCGTCTTACGTATAACTCTGGGCATAACGAAACCCCCCGCTGGTCACGGGACGGCAATTATCTCCTGTTCACTTCAAATCGGACCGGAGAATTCAAGCTGTACGTCATGGACCGGACGGGAACCTTTCAGAAACGCCTGAAAGACGGGCCGGCAAACAATAATATGCCCGACTGGGTATTTCCAGAGAAGGAAAAATGA
- a CDS encoding MotA/TolQ/ExbB proton channel family protein codes for MEFSIANVFSHADFFGKFIMIFLLGMSIVSWGVIIQKFLYLRNVSQMNDRFLDIFWSNQSLSKVTSSAGSMSAPLLDVFRVTHKNFQALPQETASDEKVAYVERIVRAESMAKVRDMESSLSTLAIIASSAPYIGLLGTVWGIIRSFHTIGAMRSASLAVVAPGLSEALVATALGLFAAIPAVMFYNVFAARIKQQVSIMESFADELMAILMRKQ; via the coding sequence ATGGAATTCAGCATCGCCAATGTCTTCTCCCACGCCGACTTCTTCGGCAAGTTCATTATGATTTTCCTGCTGGGCATGTCGATTGTGAGCTGGGGAGTCATCATCCAGAAATTTCTGTACCTGCGTAACGTCAGCCAGATGAATGACCGCTTTCTTGATATATTCTGGTCCAACCAGTCCCTTTCCAAGGTCACTTCCTCCGCCGGAAGCATGAGCGCGCCCCTGCTTGATGTCTTCCGGGTCACCCATAAGAACTTCCAGGCACTCCCCCAGGAAACCGCCAGCGATGAAAAAGTGGCCTATGTGGAGCGCATCGTGCGCGCGGAATCCATGGCCAAGGTACGCGACATGGAATCCTCCCTCAGCACCCTGGCCATCATCGCCTCGTCGGCCCCCTATATCGGCCTGCTGGGAACCGTCTGGGGCATCATCCGCTCCTTTCACACCATCGGCGCCATGCGCAGCGCTTCGCTGGCGGTTGTGGCGCCAGGGCTCTCCGAAGCGCTGGTGGCTACGGCCCTGGGCCTTTTCGCCGCCATCCCCGCCGTTATGTTCTACAATGTCTTTGCCGCCCGCATCAAGCAGCAGGTCAGCATCATGGAGAGCTTCGCCGATGAACTCATGGCTATTCTCATGAGGAAGCAATGA
- the nusA gene encoding transcription termination factor NusA, whose product MKNEFISSIEQLCREKNLDKTTLLEAIETAVVAALKRKYSQECEIFFRIDDETGVFDVSFEKEVVEKVRDKSLEISLTDAIKIQEDAKVGQRIHVPIDIQTIARITAQTAKQIIMQRVRDVEKASLMDEYRERIGELILAPVERVEARRVVLSMGECDGVLLQSDILPTDTYKQGDVVKAVIRDVQLSRRGDVQILLSRTSEQFLLQLFREEVPEISSSNVVIKAVAREGGSRSKIAVKALKSGMDPVGACVGVKGSRVSAVVEEIGGEKIDIIEWSDEPALFICNALNPAEVVKMDIYDEEGVAVVVVPERQLSLAIGRKGQNARLAAKLTNWKIDIYSEEEYEAYLRGETPQARRSSDPTQSVQIQPVANSSLAEEQEES is encoded by the coding sequence ATGAAAAATGAATTCATCAGCTCAATTGAGCAATTGTGCCGCGAGAAGAACCTCGATAAAACTACCCTGCTTGAAGCCATTGAAACTGCTGTGGTTGCCGCACTCAAGCGCAAATACAGCCAGGAATGCGAAATATTCTTCCGCATAGACGACGAGACGGGAGTCTTTGACGTCTCTTTTGAAAAGGAAGTTGTGGAAAAGGTTCGCGATAAAAGCCTGGAAATTTCCCTGACCGACGCAATCAAAATTCAGGAAGACGCCAAGGTGGGACAGCGAATCCACGTCCCCATTGACATCCAGACCATCGCGCGAATCACCGCCCAGACCGCCAAACAGATTATCATGCAGCGGGTACGCGATGTTGAAAAAGCGTCCCTGATGGACGAATACCGCGAGCGCATTGGCGAACTCATCCTGGCGCCTGTTGAACGCGTGGAAGCAAGGCGCGTCGTCCTGAGCATGGGCGAGTGCGATGGTGTTCTGCTGCAGTCAGACATCCTCCCCACCGATACCTACAAACAGGGAGACGTCGTCAAGGCTGTAATCCGCGACGTACAGTTGAGCCGTCGCGGCGACGTGCAGATTCTCCTGAGCCGCACCAGCGAACAGTTCCTGCTCCAGCTTTTCCGCGAGGAAGTGCCCGAAATCTCCTCCAGTAACGTCGTCATCAAAGCCGTTGCCAGGGAGGGAGGCTCCCGCAGCAAGATTGCCGTCAAAGCCCTGAAGTCGGGCATGGACCCTGTCGGCGCCTGTGTTGGCGTCAAAGGCAGTCGTGTCAGTGCGGTAGTGGAAGAGATCGGTGGCGAAAAGATCGACATCATCGAGTGGAGCGACGAGCCCGCCCTGTTTATCTGCAATGCCCTGAATCCGGCTGAAGTCGTCAAAATGGATATTTATGATGAAGAAGGTGTGGCTGTGGTCGTTGTCCCGGAGCGTCAGCTCTCCCTGGCCATAGGTCGCAAGGGTCAGAACGCCCGCCTGGCTGCCAAACTCACCAACTGGAAGATAGACATTTACTCCGAAGAGGAGTACGAAGCATATCTGCGCGGTGAGACACCACAGGCACGCCGATCTTCCGACCCCACACAGTCGGTTCAGATTCAACCTGTTGCGAACAGCAGCCTGGCTGAAGAGCAGGAGGAGAGCTGA
- a CDS encoding aminopeptidase P family protein — MTLSTEACLQARKEKLCQRYPLPDSEALLITKRSNLAYFNDFQGTSGSCLLWRQQLIFFTDPRYYSAACGQCYYDEIVCFEGAFDPFLTDFLKSRPIRVLHVEPSLTLEQWQLWKENLSFLEIRPLVKPLAELRMIKDELELEEIRQSCAISINAFEQLRPLLAPGMREEEIAAELEYRSRRLGARKMSFDTIVAAGPSSAVPHHQTGSAVVEQGDALLLDWGARKRYCSDMTRTFFLGEPDEELSRIYRTVLEAQLSAIEQLKPGVKLLDVDNAARSVIKSSGYAEFFGHGTGHSLGIDIHEFPGISPRSAEVTAQPGMVLTIEPGIYLPGKGGVRIEDLIVVHADRLEILTAAMPKDYESALLG; from the coding sequence GTGACCCTTTCCACAGAAGCCTGCCTGCAGGCGCGCAAGGAAAAGCTCTGTCAGCGCTATCCCTTGCCGGACAGCGAAGCGCTGCTGATTACCAAACGCTCGAACCTCGCCTATTTCAATGATTTCCAGGGGACCAGCGGCTCCTGCCTGCTGTGGCGTCAGCAGTTGATTTTCTTTACCGATCCCCGCTATTACAGCGCTGCCTGCGGGCAGTGCTATTACGATGAAATCGTCTGCTTTGAGGGAGCCTTTGATCCCTTCCTGACGGACTTTCTGAAGAGTCGCCCCATCAGGGTGCTTCACGTTGAACCCAGTCTGACCCTTGAACAGTGGCAGCTCTGGAAGGAAAATCTCTCTTTTCTGGAAATTCGACCTCTGGTGAAGCCACTGGCAGAGCTGCGCATGATCAAGGACGAGCTGGAACTCGAGGAGATCCGCCAGAGCTGCGCCATTTCCATCAATGCCTTTGAGCAGCTCCGTCCGCTGCTGGCTCCTGGTATGCGCGAAGAAGAGATTGCCGCTGAACTGGAGTACCGCAGCCGCAGGCTGGGCGCGCGCAAGATGTCCTTTGACACCATTGTCGCGGCAGGGCCGTCCAGCGCCGTCCCGCACCACCAGACCGGGAGTGCTGTGGTGGAGCAGGGGGATGCCCTGCTTCTGGACTGGGGTGCCCGCAAGCGCTACTGCTCCGATATGACGCGCACCTTTTTCCTGGGAGAGCCGGACGAGGAGCTGTCCCGCATCTATCGTACTGTACTTGAAGCCCAATTGAGCGCCATCGAACAGTTAAAACCGGGAGTTAAACTTCTGGATGTGGATAATGCTGCCAGAAGTGTGATAAAGTCCTCCGGTTATGCGGAATTCTTTGGCCATGGAACCGGTCACAGCCTGGGTATCGATATCCATGAGTTCCCTGGAATTTCGCCCCGGAGCGCGGAGGTCACAGCCCAACCGGGAATGGTTTTGACCATCGAACCGGGAATCTACCTGCCCGGCAAAGGTGGGGTGCGCATTGAAGATCTGATCGTCGTCCACGCGGACCGCCTGGAGATCCTGACCGCTGCAATGCCGAAAGACTATGAAAGTGCGCTTCTTGGTTGA
- the accC gene encoding acetyl-CoA carboxylase biotin carboxylase subunit, with protein MFRKVLIANRGEIAVRIIRACRELGISTVAVYSEGDRDSMHVRMADEAVCIGPHPSSQSYLNIKNIIATAELTNVDAIHPGYGFLAENANFANICNDCTIKFIGPTANHITLMGDKARARQTMMEAGVPVIQGSYGTITDERDALETAREIGYPVIIKASAGGGGKGMRIARNDASLQSSFNMAQNEARNAFNDASVYIEKYIEEPKHIEFQVFGDSQGNAVHLGERDCSIQRRHQKLLEEAPSPFLTPDLRKRMGEAAVKALKHIGYENAGTVEFLVDKHGEFFFIEMNTRIQVEHPVTEMITGIDLIKEQIRVAAGHPLSFTQEDITFTGHAIECRINAEDPVKFTPCPGTIEQYIVPGGFGVRVDSGAYAGYRVPPYYDSMVGKLIVHGKDREEAIWRMRRALSEFEITGIKTTIDFHKRVLRENSFIKGDISTNFIDLMEQQV; from the coding sequence ATGTTTCGCAAAGTTCTTATTGCCAACCGCGGCGAAATCGCCGTGCGCATCATACGCGCCTGTCGTGAGCTGGGCATCAGCACCGTGGCCGTCTACTCAGAAGGCGATCGCGACTCCATGCACGTGCGCATGGCCGATGAGGCCGTATGCATCGGCCCGCACCCGAGCTCCCAGTCCTATCTGAATATCAAGAACATCATTGCCACAGCGGAACTGACCAATGTGGACGCCATCCATCCCGGATATGGCTTTCTGGCCGAAAACGCCAACTTTGCCAACATCTGCAACGACTGTACCATCAAGTTCATCGGGCCAACCGCCAATCACATCACCCTGATGGGTGACAAGGCCAGGGCACGCCAGACCATGATGGAAGCCGGAGTTCCCGTCATCCAGGGCAGCTACGGCACCATCACCGACGAACGCGACGCCCTGGAAACCGCGCGGGAAATCGGCTATCCGGTCATCATCAAAGCCTCTGCCGGCGGTGGTGGCAAAGGAATGCGCATTGCCCGCAATGACGCTTCGCTGCAGTCGAGCTTCAACATGGCACAGAACGAAGCCCGCAACGCCTTCAACGACGCTTCCGTCTATATCGAAAAGTACATCGAAGAGCCCAAGCACATTGAATTTCAGGTGTTCGGCGACTCCCAGGGGAACGCCGTGCACCTGGGAGAGCGGGACTGCTCCATCCAGCGCCGCCACCAGAAGCTCCTGGAGGAAGCCCCCAGCCCCTTTCTGACCCCCGACCTGCGCAAGCGCATGGGTGAAGCCGCCGTGAAGGCCCTGAAGCATATCGGCTATGAGAATGCCGGCACCGTGGAATTCCTGGTGGACAAGCACGGAGAGTTCTTCTTTATCGAGATGAACACCCGCATCCAGGTGGAGCATCCGGTCACGGAGATGATCACCGGCATCGACCTGATCAAGGAACAGATCCGGGTAGCCGCTGGCCACCCCCTCTCCTTTACCCAGGAGGATATCACCTTCACCGGCCACGCCATAGAATGCCGCATTAACGCCGAAGATCCGGTGAAGTTCACCCCGTGTCCGGGGACGATCGAACAGTACATCGTGCCCGGTGGCTTCGGAGTGCGCGTGGACTCCGGCGCCTATGCCGGTTACCGCGTTCCGCCCTATTACGATTCCATGGTGGGGAAACTCATCGTGCACGGAAAGGATCGTGAAGAGGCCATCTGGCGCATGCGTCGTGCCCTCTCGGAATTCGAGATCACCGGTATCAAGACCACCATTGACTTCCATAAACGAGTCCTGCGGGAGAACAGCTTTATCAAAGGCGACATCTCAACCAACTTCATCGACCTGATGGAACAGCAGGTATAA
- a CDS encoding DUF448 domain-containing protein, with translation MPQPERMCIACRAKGSPREFLRIVATPDNTIIWDLKQKLPGRGAHVCPQTRCVSKGLEKKKLMHALRVEELSPFSVQEKLTELQILLRNQALNSLKIGVKARKVLSGYTQVQQGMKKGLAKVLVLADDISLDRRNELSADAARLQIPCVFLLSQEEMGSLFATAQRSCLVITDTGLASTFIHNFERYRTMKKEGM, from the coding sequence TTGCCGCAACCCGAACGCATGTGCATAGCCTGCCGCGCCAAAGGGAGCCCCAGGGAGTTCCTGCGGATTGTGGCAACCCCTGACAACACCATCATCTGGGATCTGAAACAAAAGCTTCCCGGACGGGGAGCCCATGTGTGTCCACAGACCAGGTGCGTCAGCAAAGGTCTGGAAAAGAAGAAGCTTATGCATGCCCTGCGGGTTGAAGAGCTGAGCCCTTTCAGTGTACAAGAGAAGTTGACCGAACTGCAGATACTTCTGCGCAACCAGGCACTGAACAGCCTGAAGATCGGAGTAAAAGCCCGCAAGGTTCTTTCCGGCTACACCCAGGTGCAGCAGGGAATGAAAAAAGGACTTGCCAAGGTACTCGTCCTCGCAGATGATATAAGTTTGGATCGCCGCAACGAACTGAGCGCAGATGCTGCACGACTGCAGATCCCCTGTGTCTTCCTGCTCAGCCAGGAGGAGATGGGCTCCCTGTTCGCAACGGCACAGCGCAGTTGCCTGGTCATTACTGATACCGGGCTGGCGTCAACGTTTATTCACAATTTTGAAAGATATAGAACCATGAAGAAGGAAGGGATGTAG
- a CDS encoding tetratricopeptide repeat protein, translated as MKLWTHRHTWIAVFSLILLTGCAKQADLEALQVQIHYLNEELNRVESGVTAASTRVSELATDQERLRPTIQRSQMDVSFRLEEVEREIATLRNQLETSSRRHDTGQRSLQEQLESNQQRTQSSLETISGTVAANEKKNQEELTRIQQQLQSIAREISALERTLGEVKAESSATAATLAETLTESSKQPATRATATLDKQAGENNYDYIRRLFREEKYTQVRDQYPQILAGAESDNERAGIMYWYGSAVQRLGDERNAILIFEEQAKKYPRHWSTAFAILKQGHAFRALGDTGTAKLFYQRVLSEFPDSDAANYARRALE; from the coding sequence ATGAAACTGTGGACACATCGCCATACCTGGATCGCGGTCTTTTCGCTCATCCTGCTCACCGGATGCGCCAAGCAGGCTGACCTTGAAGCTCTGCAGGTACAGATTCACTATCTGAACGAAGAGCTGAACCGTGTGGAATCCGGCGTTACCGCAGCCTCGACACGGGTCAGCGAACTGGCCACCGACCAGGAGCGCCTGCGCCCGACCATTCAGCGCTCGCAGATGGATGTCTCCTTTCGCCTCGAGGAAGTGGAGCGGGAGATAGCCACCCTGCGCAACCAGCTGGAAACTTCATCGCGACGACATGACACCGGCCAGCGCTCACTGCAGGAGCAACTCGAAAGCAACCAGCAGCGAACCCAGAGCTCCCTGGAAACCATCAGCGGCACCGTTGCGGCCAACGAAAAGAAAAACCAGGAAGAACTCACCCGCATCCAGCAACAACTGCAGAGTATAGCCCGGGAAATCAGCGCCCTCGAGCGAACCCTTGGCGAAGTCAAGGCTGAAAGCTCAGCCACCGCCGCAACCCTGGCAGAAACCCTCACGGAAAGCAGCAAGCAGCCAGCAACCCGCGCCACCGCGACCCTGGACAAACAGGCTGGCGAAAATAATTACGACTACATCCGCCGGCTCTTCCGCGAAGAGAAGTACACCCAGGTCCGTGACCAGTATCCTCAGATCCTGGCCGGAGCAGAGTCCGACAATGAACGGGCAGGTATTATGTACTGGTACGGCAGTGCGGTGCAGCGCCTTGGTGACGAGCGCAATGCCATACTGATCTTTGAAGAGCAGGCGAAAAAATATCCCCGACACTGGAGTACCGCCTTCGCCATCCTTAAGCAAGGCCACGCCTTTCGCGCTCTCGGCGACACGGGCACGGCAAAACTCTTCTACCAGCGGGTACTGAGTGAATTCCCCGACTCCGACGCCGCTAACTATGCCCGCAGAGCCCTGGAATAA
- a CDS encoding ExbD/TolR family protein, whose product MKIQRNLYPAMPDINVIPLVDVVLVLLIIFMITAPMLQHGMNVDLPESQAELKVDDAKQQIIITVDEQGQVFINQNAITVADLPARLQGLKQLGQEYDVIIEGDRKVNYGAVVAVMDILQSEGFFNIGLVTQ is encoded by the coding sequence ATGAAGATTCAGCGCAATCTTTACCCGGCCATGCCGGACATCAACGTCATTCCGCTGGTGGATGTGGTGCTGGTTCTGCTGATTATCTTCATGATCACCGCGCCCATGCTCCAGCACGGCATGAATGTCGACCTGCCCGAATCCCAGGCTGAGCTCAAGGTTGATGACGCCAAGCAGCAGATCATCATCACCGTTGACGAACAGGGCCAGGTATTCATCAATCAGAACGCCATCACCGTGGCTGATCTCCCGGCTCGTCTCCAGGGCCTCAAACAGCTGGGACAGGAGTACGACGTCATCATCGAGGGTGATCGCAAAGTCAACTATGGTGCCGTCGTGGCGGTTATGGATATTCTTCAGTCTGAAGGTTTTTTTAATATCGGCCTGGTAACTCAATAA
- the pal gene encoding peptidoglycan-associated lipoprotein Pal yields MAKFKGLFALLAGMIFLVAVGCAPQQVVIEDDAAVSEPTVSETTTPTETTTAPEMQIEDREQYAFTSPVLGKIYLDGTELYTVHFDFDRSSIRPDARKVLDNNIAYLKNNPNARIVIEGHCDERGSSDYNLALGDRRAQSVKDYLVTGGIDASRLTTISYGKERPVDPRSNEWAWQKNRRGEFVNKR; encoded by the coding sequence ATGGCGAAGTTTAAAGGTCTATTTGCCCTGTTGGCGGGCATGATTTTTCTCGTTGCTGTGGGTTGTGCGCCACAGCAGGTAGTGATTGAAGATGACGCTGCTGTAAGTGAACCCACGGTCAGTGAAACGACCACGCCGACGGAAACCACAACAGCCCCTGAAATGCAGATCGAAGACCGCGAACAGTATGCCTTCACCAGCCCCGTGCTCGGGAAGATCTACCTCGACGGAACCGAACTCTACACCGTACATTTCGACTTTGATCGCTCCAGCATTCGCCCTGATGCACGCAAAGTGCTGGACAACAATATCGCGTACCTGAAGAATAACCCCAATGCACGCATCGTCATTGAGGGCCACTGTGATGAGCGCGGCAGCAGCGACTACAACCTTGCCCTCGGCGATCGCCGTGCCCAGTCCGTAAAGGACTACCTGGTGACTGGCGGTATTGACGCCTCCCGTCTGACAACGATCTCCTATGGCAAAGAGCGTCCCGTCGACCCACGCAGCAACGAGTGGGCCTGGCAGAAAAACCGCCGTGGCGAGTTTGTCAACAAACGCTGA
- the rimP gene encoding ribosome maturation factor RimP, producing MDKERILRGVSELLQPIVQELALELFDVELINASGWILRVYLDKEGGVSLDECERVSIELGTLLDVEDIIGFRYTLEVSSPGVNRKLRHRADFEKYLGRLARIRTSEVLLNTKLHIGYLADISDTELTIREKDRGILIPVPLAIIEKANLEYEWE from the coding sequence ATGGATAAAGAGCGCATACTTCGCGGCGTCAGCGAACTCCTGCAACCCATTGTACAGGAACTCGCACTTGAGCTGTTCGATGTGGAGCTCATCAACGCCAGCGGTTGGATCCTGCGGGTCTACCTGGACAAGGAGGGCGGGGTATCCCTGGATGAATGCGAACGGGTCAGCATTGAGCTCGGCACCCTTCTCGACGTGGAGGATATCATCGGCTTCCGCTATACCCTGGAAGTATCAAGCCCTGGCGTAAACCGCAAACTGCGCCACCGTGCTGATTTCGAAAAATACCTGGGTCGTCTGGCACGTATTCGTACCAGCGAAGTCCTCCTGAATACAAAACTGCACATTGGCTATCTTGCTGATATCAGCGACACCGAGCTGACCATACGGGAAAAAGACCGGGGTATTCTCATACCGGTACCCCTTGCCATTATAGAAAAAGCCAATCTGGAATACGAATGGGAGTAA
- the accB gene encoding acetyl-CoA carboxylase biotin carboxyl carrier protein: MDIKDIQALVAQVDSSSVNELCIEQDSFKLQIRKLAPNVTVAAAPVQVAAPVAAAPAPAPASAAPVSAADAPSHNYAELKSPIVGTFYSAPSPDSPPYARPGEKVKKGQVLCIVEAMKIMNEIESEFSGTIVKVLVENGKPVEFGQTLFLIEEE; this comes from the coding sequence ATGGACATTAAAGACATTCAGGCCCTGGTGGCACAAGTTGACTCATCCAGTGTAAATGAGCTGTGTATCGAACAGGATAGCTTTAAACTCCAGATCCGCAAGCTGGCACCCAATGTCACCGTGGCGGCAGCCCCGGTTCAGGTGGCCGCTCCCGTTGCTGCCGCGCCCGCGCCCGCACCTGCATCGGCAGCGCCAGTATCCGCCGCCGACGCGCCCTCCCATAACTACGCGGAGCTCAAATCCCCCATTGTGGGAACCTTCTATTCGGCACCCTCCCCCGACAGCCCTCCCTATGCCCGTCCCGGTGAAAAAGTCAAAAAGGGCCAGGTACTGTGCATCGTGGAAGCCATGAAAATCATGAATGAAATCGAATCAGAGTTTTCCGGCACCATCGTGAAGGTGCTGGTGGAAAACGGCAAACCTGTGGAATTCGGCCAGACCCTCTTCCTGATCGAAGAAGAGTAG